The Desulfovibrio sp. DNA window AAGATCGTCATAATGGGCCGGGGAACGGTAGCGGCACTGCGCTTCACGTACGGGCAAAATGAGGCCCCTTTTTTCGACTTCGGCGTAGCTCATGCCGCAACGGCGGATGTATTCGCTACGGCCGCGCTCGAAAAGATGCAAATATTCAGCATAATAAAGAACGCCCATCGTGTCCGTTTCTCCGTAAGAAACGCGGTGAGGCATCCAGATATCAGGAGTGGGAAAAGCGTCATGCACAAGAAATCTCCTTATGTATATGCGCCGTGCGCGCCGGAGTCGTTCCGGGAACCGGGCGTCCGCAGGTGCGGATTTGCGGCATTGTTGCTCATGTGTCTGGTACTGGGGGCCTGCGCCAAAACGGTTGCCCCTCCTGCGCCGGAATACGTGGGGCCGCCAGTGGGCTTTGAAAGCCCCGAATTTTTTGTGAGCTGCCTGCGGCCCGGCACCCAGGACCTGACCAGTTGGAAGGACATGGCTCCTACCGTGCGCAAGTCTTTGCTCTATGTCAACAGCAAGCCCCAGAGCGCCATTGCCGTGCAAAGGCCCGGCCTTACCGTGACCTGGGGTGAACTTTCGCGCACGCTCACCCGCCTTCAGGAGCTTTTGCCCCGCCTTGACAAGGAACCGGGGCTTTTTCTCGCCAATTTCACCTGGGTGGAAGTGCCTGACGGCATAAAGTATTCGGGCTACTATGAACCCATGGTGCGCGCCAGCCGTACGCGCAAGCCCGGCTATACCCAGGCCATTTACGGGCTGCCGCCGGATCTCAAGTCCGTGATAGCCAAGCGTGGCCACTATCATGACCGCCGTACCATCGAGGAAAAGCAGGTGCTGGCTGGCAAGGAGCTTGAACTGGCCTGGGCCGCCGACCCCGTGGACGTGTTCTTTTTGGAAATTCAGGGTTCCGGCCGACTGGTTTTTGACGACGGCACCGAGGCATTTGTCAATTACGCGGGGCAGAACGGGCACAAGTACAAAAGCTCGGGCCGCATCATGCGTGAAAAAGGTCTGCTCAGGCAGGGCGACATTTTTGAGCAGCGCCAGTGGTTCAAGGATAACCCGCACCGCGTGCGCGAAATTCTCAACGATAATCCGAGCTACGTCTTTTTCAAATACAGCGGACGCGGCCCCACAGGGGCCATGGGTCAGGTGGTGGACGACTGGCTTTCACTGGCCACGGATCGCACCTTCATCCCCCTTGGTTCAATCGTGGCCTATGGGGTGAACATACCTGACCAGAAGCGCGGCAAGTTCCCCCTGCGCGGCATCGGCTTTGCCCAGGACGTGGGCGGAGCCATCAAAAAGAACCGTATCGACGTGTTCTGCGGCGGCGAAGAGCGCGGCAACTTTGTGGCCAGCCACCTGGACGCCAAAGGCCCGGCCTGGGTGCTGCTGGCAAAATAGGGGCGGCGGCGCGGGCTGCCCGATACGCGCAAGAAGTTTCGCGGTGAAATGCTTTGTGGGGGAGGGACCCTTTTGAAAAAGGGTCTCCTCCCCCACGCCCCCTCCCCCTAAAACTTTTATTATGTTTTGGTGGATTATAACGGGGTTCTGATCTAAAGCGGAGATGTTAGGGCAGCGTCTTCCGGGCATCACACCATATCAACGGTTACTTGTTCTGGCTGACCGAAATGACAAGGCGCGCCCCTTACGGGGCGCGCCTTTCTGCGTGTACGGGTAATGCCCGTGGGAACTAGCCGAGGAAGGCCTTGAGGTCGTCCTGCGCGGTGCTCACGCCGCCGATATTGAACTGTTCCACCAGCACCTTGACCACGTTGGGCGACAGGAAGGCGGGCAGGGTGGGTCCAAGGTGGATGTTCTTGACGCCAAGGCTGAGCAGGGCCAGCAGCACGATGACGGCCTTCTGTTCGTACCAGGCGATGTTGTAGACGATGGGCAGGTCGTTCACGTCCTCAAGGCCGAAAACTTCCTTGAGCTTGAGGGCGATGACGGCCAGGGAGTAGGAGTCGTTGCACTGCCCGGCGTCCAGCACGCGGGGGATGCCGCCGATGTCGCCCAGGTTGAGCTTGTTATAGCGGTACTTGGCGCAACCGGCGGTAAGGATGACGGTATCCTTGGGCAGGCCAGCGGCAAATTCAGTGTAGTAGTCGCGGGATTTGGCGCGGCCGTCGCAGCCGGCCATGACCACGAACTTCTTGATGGCGCCGGACTTCACGGCGTCAATGACCTTGTCGGCCAGGGCCATTACCTGATTGTGGGCAAAGCCGCCGATGATCTCGCCGGTTTCGATTTCCGTGGGCGCGGGGCACTTCTTGGCGTGGGCGATGATGGCGCTGAAGTCCTTGTGTTCGCCGATTTCACCGGGGATGTGCTTGCAGCCCGAGAAGCCCACGATGCCCGTGGTGTACACGCGATCCTTGTAGCTTTCCTTGGGGGGCACAAGGCAGTTGGTGGTCAGCAGGATGGGGCCGTTGAAGCTTTCGAATTCTTCCTTCTGCTTCCACCACGCGTTGCCGTAGTTGCCCTTGAAGTTGGCGTACTTCTTGAAAGCGGGGTAGTAGTGGGCGGGCAGCATTTCAGAGTGCGTGTACACGTCAACGCCCGTGCCTTCGGTCTGCTGGAGCAGCATTTCGAGGTCGCGCAGGTCGTGGCCGGAGATAAGGATGCCGGGGTTGGAACCCACGCCGATGTTGACCTTGGTGATTTCGGGATGGCCGTAGGTGCCGGTGTTGGCGGCGTCAAGCAGGGCCATGGCCGAAACGCCAAGCTTGCCGGTTTCAAGGGTAAGGCCCACGAGGTCGCCCACGCTCAGGCTGTCGTCCAGGGTTTTGGCAAGGGCTTCCTGCATGAAGGCGTCAAGGCTGGTTTCATGCTTGCCCAGCACGTCGGCGTGCTTGGCATAGGCGGCCATGCCCTTGAGTCCGAAAGTAATGAGCCAGCGCAGGGAGCGCACATCGTCGTCAGTGGTGGCCATGACGCCCACGGTTCCCGCCTTGGCGAGCATGGCGGACTTGTCGGTGGCGTCCCACAGGGCGGCATCGCTGAGGCCGGTCTTGTCGCCAAGGGTGGCGGCCAGTTCCTTCTTGGCCTTACAGGTCATGCGGATGCGTTCGGCCAGAATGTCGTCGTCAAAGTTGGCGTTGGTGATGGTGGCAAAAAGGTTGCCCACGATCAGCTGGTCGATCTTGTGGTCAATGGTCTTGCCTTCGGCGCGCAGGCGGGTGGTGATCTGGCCAAGCCCCTTGGACACGTAGATCAGCACGTCCTGAAGCGCGGAGGTTTCGGGCTTTTTGCCGCACACGCCGACCTGGGTGCAACCTTTGTTACCTACGGTTTCCTGACACTGGTAGCAGAACATGGCATTACTCATGGTAGTATCCTTCTTGCGACTCCGTTGCAGCGGAGGCTTGGGTGAACCCGCGATGGCGGGCACGTCACTATAAACTTTTATGGGTTTTCTGTGGGAAAAACGACCACCAACAGCATTTTGAAGCGCTCGGGCGCGCTGACGGCATGCGGGTGTCCGGCGGGCATCACTATGGCTTCACCTGCCTTGAGAAAGGTGGCCTGCCCGTCGATGCTGACCTGCCCCTGACCGTCCAGAGCCAGGACAAAGGCGTCGCCAGTGGAGGTGTGTGCGCTGATTTCCTCGCCCTGGTCAAAGGCGAAAAGCGTCATGCTCACAGCGGCATTCTGAACAAGGGTCTTGCTGGCTATCTGCCCGGGCTGATACGCCACCTGCGCTGCAAGGGGCAGGGCCGTGGCGTAATCGAGATTTTTGAGGAAGCGTTGCATGATCCCCTCCTTGGCTTTGACGATTCCTGTATAGCAAGGGGGAGTCAGCGAGTCCGTAACATATGTTACGGAACAAAATAATCGTAAAATTCTTTCAGCCGTTCGGGGTGGGGCAGGGCGATGGTTTTTCCGCGTATGTCCAGCAGCCCTTCGTCTCGCATGGCCGCCAGTTCCCGCGAAAGGGACGGGCGCGTTACACCAAGAAAATCAGCCATCTGTTCACGGTTCATGCCCAGGTTCACTGCTCCGTCCGGGGCGCGATGCTCCAGCAGAAGGGCGGCGATTTTGCGCCGCAGGCTGCCGGACGACAGCAGCGAGACCCGGCGGGTCAAAAAAAATGCCTTGCGCGCAAAGACCGAGAGCATGTTGCGGATGATCTGCGCGTGCATGGCGCAACGCTTTTCACAGGTAGAATAAAAGAACTTGGCGGGGATGGCCAGAACCCGCACCGGACTTTCGGCCTGCACGCTACAGCCGTAGGTGGTCTGATCAAGAAAAACATACACTTCGCCGAACAGATCGCCAGGACTGCCAATACGGGCCATGACCGCGCGTCTGCCGTCGGCGCTGTCGCGTCCCACCGTGACGGAACCCTCCAGCAGGACGAACAGACGGGTGGGCGTATCGGTTTCGCAAAAAACCATCCCCCCCCTGCCGTATTTCTCCTCCACAGCGCCGCTGCACCCCAGACAGAGTCTGGCTTCATCGGCTGTCATATGCGCGAAAAGGTCACAGTTTTTCAGGGCCTGATCCATGCGTTCTTCCTGTCCTGAGGAGAAAAACCGGTATTGAATGGGCGCCATGCCGATTCTGAACTGATGGCAGTGTACACTAAAGCCTGGAAAATGCACACCTCCAAGTTTGGCTCGACCGTGTTGGGGAGGGTGAACAACCTGTTGGCGCAGGACATCCAGGCTGCACTTCCGCGTCCTCGCAGGGGGCGCGGAGCCTGTGCGCCGGTGGCTTGAGCGTGTTGGAGCGTTTTATCCTGATGGAGGGCAAAGCCGTGCCTTGCGCTTCTCCTTGGCCTGCAAAACAAAAAGCCCGTTTCCGGGCTTTTTGTCGCAAAGATCGTTTGTGGTGCGGGGCGCATATTATAGCGAGGGCAGCCCCAGCAGCACTCTGGCAGAAATGGCCACCTGCATGAGCACCTGGGAGATGTCCTTGACGGCCTGCATGCTCTTGGATTCCACCTTGGGCAGCACCAGTATCTGGTCGCCGGCCGAAATGTGGCTGCCGCCCTGCGTCACCGAGCCGTTCTGGTGCATCACAAGAATCTTGTCGCTGTCCGCGCGGTTGGTCAGGCCGCCCGCGCTCTTGATGTAGTCGTCCGAATCCTTCTTCTTGGCCCAGAGCATGGCCTGGGGAACCATGACCTCGCCGCTGACCAGCACAACGTCGCTCTTGGTGGGAATGACGATGATGTCGCCTTCCTCCAGGCTCAGGTCGGCCTTGTCCGGGCCGCCTTCAAGCACCACCACGCCTTCTGGTTCCACAGCCTTGGCGCGCTCCACGAACTTGGACACCATTTCGGCTTCCTTGGCGCGTATCTGCGCTTCATCGGTACTGGCCGAAGAGGCGGTGAGGGCGGTTTCTTCCAGGCGGCGCAGGGAGTCGGCAATGGCTTTCTTCTGCCTGACGGCCACGCTTTTGCGCTTGATGTACATGGCGTCAAGGTTGGCGCGCTCCGGCTCCACGGCAATAAAGTTCTTCACGTCGCGCAGGCGCGCGCCCTGGCGTACGGGAAAGCGCGAAGCGCCGCGCACCGCGCCCTGGACTTC harbors:
- a CDS encoding Crp/Fnr family transcriptional regulator, with the translated sequence MAPIQYRFFSSGQEERMDQALKNCDLFAHMTADEARLCLGCSGAVEEKYGRGGMVFCETDTPTRLFVLLEGSVTVGRDSADGRRAVMARIGSPGDLFGEVYVFLDQTTYGCSVQAESPVRVLAIPAKFFYSTCEKRCAMHAQIIRNMLSVFARKAFFLTRRVSLLSSGSLRRKIAALLLEHRAPDGAVNLGMNREQMADFLGVTRPSLSRELAAMRDEGLLDIRGKTIALPHPERLKEFYDYFVP
- a CDS encoding MltA domain-containing protein; the encoded protein is MCLVLGACAKTVAPPAPEYVGPPVGFESPEFFVSCLRPGTQDLTSWKDMAPTVRKSLLYVNSKPQSAIAVQRPGLTVTWGELSRTLTRLQELLPRLDKEPGLFLANFTWVEVPDGIKYSGYYEPMVRASRTRKPGYTQAIYGLPPDLKSVIAKRGHYHDRRTIEEKQVLAGKELELAWAADPVDVFFLEIQGSGRLVFDDGTEAFVNYAGQNGHKYKSSGRIMREKGLLRQGDIFEQRQWFKDNPHRVREILNDNPSYVFFKYSGRGPTGAMGQVVDDWLSLATDRTFIPLGSIVAYGVNIPDQKRGKFPLRGIGFAQDVGGAIKKNRIDVFCGGEERGNFVASHLDAKGPAWVLLAK
- a CDS encoding cupin domain-containing protein, translating into MQRFLKNLDYATALPLAAQVAYQPGQIASKTLVQNAAVSMTLFAFDQGEEISAHTSTGDAFVLALDGQGQVSIDGQATFLKAGEAIVMPAGHPHAVSAPERFKMLLVVVFPTENP
- the hcp gene encoding hydroxylamine reductase, with the translated sequence MFCYQCQETVGNKGCTQVGVCGKKPETSALQDVLIYVSKGLGQITTRLRAEGKTIDHKIDQLIVGNLFATITNANFDDDILAERIRMTCKAKKELAATLGDKTGLSDAALWDATDKSAMLAKAGTVGVMATTDDDVRSLRWLITFGLKGMAAYAKHADVLGKHETSLDAFMQEALAKTLDDSLSVGDLVGLTLETGKLGVSAMALLDAANTGTYGHPEITKVNIGVGSNPGILISGHDLRDLEMLLQQTEGTGVDVYTHSEMLPAHYYPAFKKYANFKGNYGNAWWKQKEEFESFNGPILLTTNCLVPPKESYKDRVYTTGIVGFSGCKHIPGEIGEHKDFSAIIAHAKKCPAPTEIETGEIIGGFAHNQVMALADKVIDAVKSGAIKKFVVMAGCDGRAKSRDYYTEFAAGLPKDTVILTAGCAKYRYNKLNLGDIGGIPRVLDAGQCNDSYSLAVIALKLKEVFGLEDVNDLPIVYNIAWYEQKAVIVLLALLSLGVKNIHLGPTLPAFLSPNVVKVLVEQFNIGGVSTAQDDLKAFLG
- a CDS encoding thioesterase family protein, producing MHDAFPTPDIWMPHRVSYGETDTMGVLYYAEYLHLFERGRSEYIRRCGMSYAEVEKRGLILPVREAQCRYRSPAHYDDLLLVRTGISEWTRASMRFVYEIWNEDKTRLLATGMTQHALVNKEGRPVAVPDWFRSLTFSVSQDK